A genome region from Musa acuminata AAA Group cultivar baxijiao chromosome BXJ3-5, Cavendish_Baxijiao_AAA, whole genome shotgun sequence includes the following:
- the LOC135585352 gene encoding cyclin-dependent kinase G-2-like isoform X2, whose protein sequence is MAAGRYGGYRDHEFRDREADVENSSRRDYYQGRVREGGRDRDRGRSDRDVRDRVSASQRDITETKSVNGSYRSPMSSNSSGGSGHIQKMSHLSERDVDRETGELSSGSGSDDAEAPVSKIRENGIQNQEIDDVSMPVRKRKFSPIIWDRDDNKKSSVSTPRSKISKVEDVTLPPPPPLPQGFVPPQVVEPSLGNELPLDSNVSVDLHQEQSENNNQEAKLVDEYYEEPAPARSISFSRWADGNSALDDEEDELKEDDARKRKKTNPLSNTAGQQLLKKSPTPELGEVIVRQNSSGALSKLFDSEGEHADHDQEVEVDGSDYMDVDRDESNAETSDQLSDTDFDAEDHRSKTPEAAQTPQRSINMLQGCRSVDEFERLNKIDEGTYGVVYRAKDKKTGEIVALKKVKMEKEREGFPLTSLREINILLSFHHPSIVDVKEVVVGSSLDSIFMAMEYMEHDLKGLMETMKQPFSQSEVKCLMLQLFSGVKYLHDNWVLHRDLKTSNLLLNNRGELKICDFGLSRQYGSPLKPYTHLVVTLWYRAPELLLGAKEYSTAIDMWSLGCIMAELLAKEPLFSGKTEFDQLDKIFRALGTPNEKIWPGFAKLPGVKVNFVKQPPRAMDDLA, encoded by the exons ATGGCTGCCGGTCGATATGGTGGGTATCGGGATCACGAGTTCCGGGACCGTGAAGCGGATGTAGAGAACTCTAGCAGGAGGGATTATTACCAGGGTCGTGTCCGTGAAGGGGGTCGCGATAGGGACCGTGGCCGGAGTGATCGGGACGTGCGTGATAGGGTTAGTGCTAGCCAAAGAGACATCACGGAAACGAAATCGGTGAATGGCTCCTACCGCTCCCCCATGTCTAGCAATTCGAGTGGTGGAAGCGGGCATATTCAGAAAATGAGCCACCTCTCTGAGAGAGATGTCGACCGTGAGACCGGGGAGTTGTCCAGTGGGAGCGGATCAGATGATGCTGAAGCGCCTGTTTCAAAGATCAGGGAGAATGGGATCCAGAATCAGGAGATTGATGACGTTTCTATGCCTGTTAGGAAAAGGAAATTCTCTCCAATCATTTGGGATAGGGATGACAATAAGAAATCCAGTGTTTCTACTCCCAGGAGTAAGATCAGCAAGGTTGAAGATGTTACACTGCCTCCACCACCTCCATTGCCTCAGGGTTTTGTACCACCACAGGTTGTTGAACCATCTCTTGGGAATGAGTTGCCTCTAGATTCAAATGTCTCTGTAGATTTACATCAGGAACAGTCAGAAAATAACAATCAGGAGGCCAAGTTGGTAGATGAGTATTATGAGGAACCTGCACCGGCTCGGAGTATTTCCTTCTCCAGATGGGCTGATGGAAACAGTGCTCTCGACGATGAAGAAGATGAACTCAAGGAGGATGATGCACGGAAAAGGAAAAAGACTAATCCTTTGTCCAACACtgcagggcaacaactgttgaagAAGTCACCGACTCCTGAGCTAGGTGAGGTTATTGTGAGACAAAATTCCAGTGGGGCTTTGTCTAAGCTCTTTGATTCAGAGGGAGAGCATGCAGATCATGATCAGGAGGTTGAGGTGGATGGGAGTGATTATATGGATGTTGACAGGGATGAGTCTAATGCAGAGACAAGTGATCAACTTTCTGATACCGACTTTGATGCTGAAGATCATAGGTCTAAGACACCTGAAGCAGCACAGACGCCCCAAAGGAGTATAAACATGCTGCAAGGTTGTAGGAGTGTTGATGAGTTCGAGAGGCTGAATAAAATAGATGAAGGCACCTATGGTGTTGTGTACCGTGCAAAGGATAAAAAGACAGGGGAGATTGTAGCATTGAAAAAGGTTAAAatggagaaggagagggagggtTTTCCACTGACGTCACTTAGAGAGATAAACATTTTGTTGTCTTTTCATCATCCTTCAATTGTCGATGTTAAGGAAGTTGTAGTTGGTAGCAGCCTGGATAGTATAttcatggcaatggaatacatggAGCATGATCTAAAAGGGCTGATGGAGACTATGAAGCAGCCATTTAGTCAGAGTGAGGTTAAATGCTTGATGTTGCAGCTGTTTTCAGGTGTCAAATACCTTCATGACAACTGGGTACTCCATAG GGATTTAAAGACATCAAATCTTCTTTTAAATAATCGTGGAGAGTTGAAGATATGTGATTTTGGCTTGTCTCGTCAATATGGCAGCCCATTGAAGCCTTACACTCACTTGGTGGTGACATTGTGGTACAG GGCACCAGAGCTTCTGTTAGGAGCTAAGGAGTATTCAACTGCAATTGACATGTGGTCCTTAGGATGCATAATGGCTGAACTTTTAGCAAAAGAACCATTATTCAGTGGAAAGACTGAGTTTGATCAACTTGACAAG ATATTCAGGGCACTCGGTACCCCGAACGAGAAGATATGGCCTGGATTTGCTAAATTACCTGGGGTTAAAGTTAATTTTGTCAAGCAGCC GCCTCGAGCTATGGATGATCTTGCTTAA
- the LOC135585352 gene encoding cyclin-dependent kinase G-2-like isoform X1 gives MAAGRYGGYRDHEFRDREADVENSSRRDYYQGRVREGGRDRDRGRSDRDVRDRVSASQRDITETKSVNGSYRSPMSSNSSGGSGHIQKMSHLSERDVDRETGELSSGSGSDDAEAPVSKIRENGIQNQEIDDVSMPVRKRKFSPIIWDRDDNKKSSVSTPRSKISKVEDVTLPPPPPLPQGFVPPQVVEPSLGNELPLDSNVSVDLHQEQSENNNQEAKLVDEYYEEPAPARSISFSRWADGNSALDDEEDELKEDDARKRKKTNPLSNTAGQQLLKKSPTPELGEVIVRQNSSGALSKLFDSEGEHADHDQEVEVDGSDYMDVDRDESNAETSDQLSDTDFDAEDHRSKTPEAAQTPQRSINMLQGCRSVDEFERLNKIDEGTYGVVYRAKDKKTGEIVALKKVKMEKEREGFPLTSLREINILLSFHHPSIVDVKEVVVGSSLDSIFMAMEYMEHDLKGLMETMKQPFSQSEVKCLMLQLFSGVKYLHDNWVLHRDLKTSNLLLNNRGELKICDFGLSRQYGSPLKPYTHLVVTLWYRAPELLLGAKEYSTAIDMWSLGCIMAELLAKEPLFSGKTEFDQLDKIFRALGTPNEKIWPGFAKLPGVKVNFVKQPYNKLREKFPPTSFSGRPTLSEAGFDLLNKLLTYDPEKRITAEAALNHHWFCEVPLPKSKEFMPTFPAQHAQDRRLRRIMKSPDPLAEQRKKELQQGELGLSSLFG, from the exons ATGGCTGCCGGTCGATATGGTGGGTATCGGGATCACGAGTTCCGGGACCGTGAAGCGGATGTAGAGAACTCTAGCAGGAGGGATTATTACCAGGGTCGTGTCCGTGAAGGGGGTCGCGATAGGGACCGTGGCCGGAGTGATCGGGACGTGCGTGATAGGGTTAGTGCTAGCCAAAGAGACATCACGGAAACGAAATCGGTGAATGGCTCCTACCGCTCCCCCATGTCTAGCAATTCGAGTGGTGGAAGCGGGCATATTCAGAAAATGAGCCACCTCTCTGAGAGAGATGTCGACCGTGAGACCGGGGAGTTGTCCAGTGGGAGCGGATCAGATGATGCTGAAGCGCCTGTTTCAAAGATCAGGGAGAATGGGATCCAGAATCAGGAGATTGATGACGTTTCTATGCCTGTTAGGAAAAGGAAATTCTCTCCAATCATTTGGGATAGGGATGACAATAAGAAATCCAGTGTTTCTACTCCCAGGAGTAAGATCAGCAAGGTTGAAGATGTTACACTGCCTCCACCACCTCCATTGCCTCAGGGTTTTGTACCACCACAGGTTGTTGAACCATCTCTTGGGAATGAGTTGCCTCTAGATTCAAATGTCTCTGTAGATTTACATCAGGAACAGTCAGAAAATAACAATCAGGAGGCCAAGTTGGTAGATGAGTATTATGAGGAACCTGCACCGGCTCGGAGTATTTCCTTCTCCAGATGGGCTGATGGAAACAGTGCTCTCGACGATGAAGAAGATGAACTCAAGGAGGATGATGCACGGAAAAGGAAAAAGACTAATCCTTTGTCCAACACtgcagggcaacaactgttgaagAAGTCACCGACTCCTGAGCTAGGTGAGGTTATTGTGAGACAAAATTCCAGTGGGGCTTTGTCTAAGCTCTTTGATTCAGAGGGAGAGCATGCAGATCATGATCAGGAGGTTGAGGTGGATGGGAGTGATTATATGGATGTTGACAGGGATGAGTCTAATGCAGAGACAAGTGATCAACTTTCTGATACCGACTTTGATGCTGAAGATCATAGGTCTAAGACACCTGAAGCAGCACAGACGCCCCAAAGGAGTATAAACATGCTGCAAGGTTGTAGGAGTGTTGATGAGTTCGAGAGGCTGAATAAAATAGATGAAGGCACCTATGGTGTTGTGTACCGTGCAAAGGATAAAAAGACAGGGGAGATTGTAGCATTGAAAAAGGTTAAAatggagaaggagagggagggtTTTCCACTGACGTCACTTAGAGAGATAAACATTTTGTTGTCTTTTCATCATCCTTCAATTGTCGATGTTAAGGAAGTTGTAGTTGGTAGCAGCCTGGATAGTATAttcatggcaatggaatacatggAGCATGATCTAAAAGGGCTGATGGAGACTATGAAGCAGCCATTTAGTCAGAGTGAGGTTAAATGCTTGATGTTGCAGCTGTTTTCAGGTGTCAAATACCTTCATGACAACTGGGTACTCCATAG GGATTTAAAGACATCAAATCTTCTTTTAAATAATCGTGGAGAGTTGAAGATATGTGATTTTGGCTTGTCTCGTCAATATGGCAGCCCATTGAAGCCTTACACTCACTTGGTGGTGACATTGTGGTACAG GGCACCAGAGCTTCTGTTAGGAGCTAAGGAGTATTCAACTGCAATTGACATGTGGTCCTTAGGATGCATAATGGCTGAACTTTTAGCAAAAGAACCATTATTCAGTGGAAAGACTGAGTTTGATCAACTTGACAAG ATATTCAGGGCACTCGGTACCCCGAACGAGAAGATATGGCCTGGATTTGCTAAATTACCTGGGGTTAAAGTTAATTTTGTCAAGCAGCC GTATAATAAGCTACGGGAAAAGTTTCCTCCTACATCATTTTCTGGACGTCCAACCCTGTCTGAAGCCGGTTTTGACTTATTAAACAAACTTCTTACATATGACCCTGAAAAG CGAATAACAGCGGAAGCTGCACTTAATCATCACTGGTTCTGTGAGGTTCCATTGCCAAAGTCGAAGGAATTTATGCCTACTTTTCCTGCTCAACATGCTCAGGACAG GCGCCTACGAAGGATAATGAAGAGTCCTGATCCACTTGCAGAGCAACGGAAGAAGGAATTGCAACAAGGGGAACTAGGTCTTTCTAGTCTGTTTGGTTAG